The Pseudomonas azadiae genome contains a region encoding:
- a CDS encoding DEAD/DEAH box helicase gives MNRPESTDTALNGFHPAVSAWFASTFPSVTGAQAQAWPLIRQRQSTLIAAPTGSGKTLTAFLAVLDDLVHQGLANGGQLPDETLVVYVSPLKALSNDIQINLQNPLAGITEHLQRLGLPPLVIRTAVRTGDTPQKDRAQMRKRAPHILVTTPESLYVLLGSDSGRQMLASTRTVIVDEIHAIAAGKRGSHLALSLERLQGLCREPLTRIGLSATQKPIEAVSRFLVGSGRDCAIVDIGHARPRDLDIEVPPVPLSAVMANDVWALVYDRLADLAREHRTTLVFVNTRRLAERLARHLSERLGKTAVAAHHGSLAKEMRLDAEQRLKAGELQVLIATASLELGIDIGDVDLVCQIGSPGSINGFLQRVGRSGHQVGGTPKGRLFATTRDDLIECAALLDCVRRGELDTLHIPVAPLDVLAQQIIAEVSAQEWSEQTLLALIRRAAPYAELDEHHYQALLQMLADGYNGRQGIRSAYLHRDALTRTLRGRRGAKLTAVTSGGTIPDNADYSVLLEPQSLNIGSVNEDFAVESIAGDIFQLGNTSYRILRVEAGKVRVEDAHGQPPTIPFWLGEAPGRSNELSAAVARLQGLLDALLSATPGDLQPALDWLTDTLRLNHASAEQILDYLARTRLALSALPSQDTLIMERFFDASGGTQLIIHTPFGSRVNRAWGLALRKRFCRTFNFELQAAASENAIVLSLSTSHSFELDEVWRYLNSNSAEHILIQAVLDAPLFGVRWRWNAGVALALPRYTGGRKVAPQIQRMKSEDLIASVFPDQIACLENLAGEREVPDHPLIEQTLDDCLHEAMDSDAWLALLQRMERGEVRLISRDLPAPSPMAAEILSARPYTFLDDAPLEERRTQAVFNRRWSDPQSTDDLGALDADAIAGVREEAWPAPNGVDEMHEALMSLACIADAEVPAQWREWLDALAKGGRAYQLHNGLWVAVERLSCLQAIYPSNLPLLPGFDEPWTFDEAVVEVLRARLGGFGPLTLNQIAAPLALPVTDVTQALARLEQEGYVLRGHFSPDATEEQWCERHLLARIHRYTIKRLRREIEPVALQDFMRFLFDWQHLSDGTRGQGSAMLAQIVGQFEGYAAATSAWDSDLLSARLKDYSSTWLDDLCRSGKLVWTRLSNKAGAMALRSTPVVLLPRSQAALWSGLTELTDAATLSPKAQKVHQALRDHGALFFDELVHEAHLLRSELETALQELVGAGLVNADSFAGLRALTTPASKRQARSSRRGRGAFIGGMDDAGRWALVRRSSTAAGPHSAETLEHVAMTLLRRYGVVFWRLLEREADWLPSWRELLRTFHRLEARGEIRGGRFVSGLAGEQFALPEAIALLREVRRRPHDGSLIAVCGADPLNLVGTLLPGDKVPAVSGNRIVYRDGLPAAVRVAGKQQVLLEVDQLAVQEKLIRH, from the coding sequence ATGAACCGACCCGAATCCACCGACACAGCCTTGAACGGCTTCCACCCCGCCGTCAGCGCCTGGTTTGCCAGCACCTTCCCTTCGGTGACAGGCGCCCAGGCCCAGGCATGGCCACTGATCCGCCAACGCCAATCGACACTCATCGCCGCGCCCACCGGCTCCGGCAAGACACTGACGGCTTTCCTGGCGGTGCTGGATGACTTGGTCCATCAGGGCCTGGCCAACGGCGGGCAACTGCCGGATGAAACCCTGGTGGTCTATGTGTCGCCGCTCAAGGCGCTGTCCAACGACATCCAGATCAACCTGCAAAACCCGCTGGCCGGTATCACCGAGCACCTGCAGCGCCTGGGCCTGCCGCCGCTGGTGATCCGCACCGCCGTGCGCACCGGCGACACGCCGCAAAAAGACCGCGCGCAGATGCGCAAGCGAGCGCCTCACATCCTGGTGACCACCCCGGAATCGCTCTACGTGCTGCTGGGCTCGGACTCCGGTCGACAAATGCTCGCCAGCACGCGAACGGTGATTGTCGATGAAATCCACGCTATCGCCGCCGGCAAACGCGGCAGCCACCTGGCGTTGAGCCTGGAGCGTCTGCAAGGGCTGTGCAGGGAACCGCTGACGCGCATCGGCCTGTCGGCCACGCAAAAGCCCATCGAGGCGGTGTCGCGGTTCCTGGTGGGCAGCGGCCGCGATTGCGCGATCGTCGACATCGGCCACGCCCGCCCCCGTGACCTGGATATCGAGGTGCCGCCGGTGCCGCTTTCGGCAGTCATGGCCAACGATGTGTGGGCGCTGGTCTATGACCGCCTCGCCGACCTGGCCCGCGAACACCGCACTACATTGGTCTTCGTCAACACCCGCCGCCTGGCCGAACGCCTGGCCCGGCATTTGAGCGAGCGCCTGGGCAAAACTGCAGTGGCCGCCCACCATGGCAGCCTGGCCAAGGAGATGCGCCTGGATGCCGAACAGCGCCTCAAGGCCGGCGAGTTGCAAGTGCTGATCGCCACCGCCTCCCTGGAACTGGGGATTGATATCGGCGATGTCGATCTGGTCTGCCAGATCGGCTCGCCCGGCTCGATCAATGGCTTTCTGCAAAGAGTCGGACGTTCCGGGCACCAGGTCGGCGGCACGCCCAAGGGGCGCCTGTTCGCAACCACCCGCGACGACCTGATCGAATGCGCCGCGCTGCTCGACTGCGTGCGCCGGGGCGAATTGGACACCTTGCACATACCGGTCGCGCCGCTGGATGTGCTGGCCCAGCAGATCATCGCCGAGGTCAGCGCCCAGGAATGGTCGGAACAGACGTTGCTGGCGCTGATCCGCCGCGCCGCGCCCTATGCCGAGTTGGATGAGCATCACTACCAGGCGTTGTTGCAGATGCTCGCCGACGGCTACAACGGGCGCCAGGGTATCCGCAGCGCCTACCTGCACCGCGACGCCCTCACCCGCACGCTGCGCGGTCGGCGGGGCGCCAAACTCACCGCCGTGACCAGCGGCGGCACCATTCCCGACAACGCCGACTACAGCGTGTTGCTCGAACCCCAGAGCCTGAACATCGGCAGCGTCAACGAAGACTTTGCGGTGGAAAGCATCGCAGGGGATATCTTCCAGCTGGGCAACACGTCGTACCGGATCCTGCGGGTCGAAGCCGGCAAAGTGCGGGTCGAAGACGCCCATGGCCAGCCACCGACCATCCCGTTCTGGCTCGGTGAAGCGCCGGGGCGCAGCAACGAATTGTCGGCCGCGGTGGCGCGTCTGCAGGGCCTGCTGGACGCGCTGCTCAGCGCCACACCCGGCGACTTGCAACCGGCATTGGACTGGCTCACCGACACCCTGCGCCTGAACCATGCCAGCGCCGAACAAATCCTCGATTACCTGGCGCGCACACGCCTGGCCCTGAGCGCGTTGCCGTCCCAGGACACCTTGATCATGGAGCGCTTCTTCGACGCGTCCGGCGGCACCCAACTGATCATCCACACGCCGTTCGGCAGCCGCGTCAACCGTGCCTGGGGCCTGGCGTTGCGCAAGCGGTTTTGCCGCACCTTCAATTTCGAATTGCAGGCGGCGGCCAGCGAAAATGCCATCGTGCTGTCGCTGTCCACCAGCCACAGTTTCGAGCTGGACGAGGTGTGGCGTTACCTCAACAGCAACAGCGCCGAACACATCCTGATCCAGGCGGTGCTGGATGCGCCGCTGTTCGGCGTGCGCTGGCGCTGGAATGCCGGTGTGGCCCTGGCATTGCCGCGTTATACCGGCGGGCGCAAGGTAGCGCCGCAGATCCAGCGCATGAAAAGCGAAGACCTGATTGCCAGTGTGTTTCCCGACCAGATCGCCTGCCTGGAAAACCTCGCCGGCGAACGCGAAGTCCCGGACCATCCGTTGATCGAGCAGACCCTCGACGATTGCCTGCACGAGGCCATGGACAGCGACGCCTGGCTGGCCCTGCTGCAACGCATGGAGCGCGGCGAAGTGCGCCTGATCAGTCGCGACCTGCCGGCGCCCTCGCCCATGGCTGCGGAAATTCTCAGCGCGCGGCCCTACACCTTTCTCGACGACGCGCCACTGGAAGAGCGCCGCACCCAGGCGGTGTTCAACCGACGCTGGAGCGACCCGCAGAGCACCGATGATCTTGGCGCCCTGGACGCCGACGCCATCGCCGGGGTGCGCGAAGAAGCGTGGCCGGCGCCCAACGGCGTGGATGAAATGCATGAGGCGCTGATGAGCCTGGCGTGCATCGCCGACGCCGAAGTCCCCGCGCAGTGGCGAGAATGGCTCGACGCCCTGGCCAAGGGTGGCCGTGCGTATCAGTTGCACAACGGCTTGTGGGTCGCGGTGGAGCGCCTGAGCTGTTTGCAGGCGATCTACCCCAGCAACCTGCCGCTGCTGCCGGGTTTCGATGAGCCCTGGACCTTCGATGAGGCCGTGGTCGAAGTGCTGCGCGCACGTCTGGGCGGGTTCGGCCCGCTGACGCTGAACCAAATCGCCGCACCGCTCGCGTTGCCTGTGACGGATGTCACTCAGGCACTCGCGCGCCTGGAACAGGAAGGCTACGTGCTGCGCGGTCATTTCAGCCCCGACGCCACCGAAGAGCAATGGTGCGAACGTCACCTGCTGGCGCGCATTCACCGCTACACGATCAAACGCCTGCGCCGCGAAATCGAGCCGGTGGCGTTGCAGGACTTCATGCGTTTTCTGTTCGATTGGCAGCACCTGTCCGACGGCACTCGCGGCCAGGGCAGCGCGATGTTGGCGCAGATCGTCGGCCAGTTCGAAGGTTACGCCGCCGCCACGTCCGCCTGGGACAGCGACCTGCTTAGTGCGCGGCTCAAGGACTACTCATCCACGTGGCTGGATGACTTGTGCCGCAGCGGCAAGCTGGTGTGGACGCGCTTGAGCAACAAGGCCGGCGCCATGGCCTTGCGCAGCACGCCGGTGGTGTTGCTGCCACGTAGCCAAGCGGCATTGTGGAGCGGATTGACCGAGCTCACCGACGCCGCAACGCTGTCACCCAAGGCGCAAAAGGTGCATCAAGCCCTGCGCGATCACGGCGCGCTGTTTTTCGATGAGCTGGTGCACGAAGCCCACTTGCTGCGCAGCGAACTGGAAACCGCCCTGCAGGAATTGGTGGGCGCCGGGCTGGTAAACGCCGACAGCTTCGCCGGGCTGCGCGCGCTGACCACCCCAGCGAGCAAACGCCAGGCGCGCAGCAGTCGGCGTGGGCGCGGAGCGTTTATCGGCGGCATGGACGACGCCGGGCGCTGGGCTCTGGTGCGGCGTTCATCAACCGCCGCGGGCCCGCATTCGGCCGAGACGCTGGAGCATGTGGCGATGACCCTGCTGCGCCGCTATGGCGTGGTATTCTGGCGCTTGCTGGAGCGCGAGGCGGATTGGTTGCCGAGCTGGCGCGAGTTATTGCGCACCTTCCATCGCCTGGAAGCGCGCGGGGAGATTCGCGGCGGGCGCTTTGTCAGCGGCTTGGCGGGGGAACAGTTTGCGTTGCCGGAGGCGATTGCATTGCTGCGTGAAGTGCGGCGTCGGCCCCATGACGGCAGTTTGATTGCGGTGTGCGGGGCTGATCCGTTGAATCTGGTGGGCACGCTGTTACCGGGGGACAAGGTGCCCGCGGTGAGCGGTAATCGGATTGTGTACCGGGATGGGTTGCCAGCGGCGGTGAGGGTGGCGGGCAAGCAGCAGGTGTTGTTGGAGGTGGATCAGTTGGCGGTGCAGGAGAAGTTGATCAGGCACTGA
- a CDS encoding ABC transporter ATP-binding protein: MTHALIELSDLGFNWPGHPQLLDIPAFRLEAGQTLFLKGPSGSGKTTLLGLLGGVQKPSRGSIRLLGQELTELSAGARDRFRVDHTGYIFQQFNLLPFLSVRENVELPCHFSKLRAQRAKQRHGSVDRAAATLLAHLGLNDKDLLERRADSLSIGQQQRVAAARALIGQPELVIADEPTSALDYDAREAFLQLLFAECRDAGASLLFVSHDQSLAALFDRNLSLAELNRAATPAEV; this comes from the coding sequence ATGACTCATGCCTTAATCGAACTGTCTGACCTGGGCTTCAACTGGCCCGGTCACCCGCAACTGCTGGACATCCCCGCGTTCCGCCTGGAAGCGGGGCAAACCCTGTTCCTCAAGGGCCCCAGCGGCAGCGGCAAAACCACGCTGCTGGGCCTGCTCGGCGGCGTGCAGAAACCCAGCCGGGGCAGCATTCGCCTGCTGGGCCAGGAGCTGACCGAACTCTCCGCCGGGGCCCGTGACCGTTTCCGTGTCGATCACACCGGCTACATCTTCCAGCAGTTCAACCTGCTGCCGTTCTTGTCGGTGCGGGAAAACGTCGAGTTGCCGTGCCATTTTTCCAAGCTGCGTGCGCAACGGGCCAAGCAGCGCCACGGCAGTGTCGACCGGGCCGCCGCGACCTTGCTGGCGCATCTGGGCTTGAACGACAAAGACCTGCTGGAACGTCGTGCCGACTCGCTGTCCATCGGCCAGCAACAACGGGTGGCTGCCGCCCGCGCGCTCATCGGCCAACCGGAACTGGTGATCGCCGACGAACCCACCTCGGCCCTGGACTACGACGCCCGCGAAGCCTTCCTTCAGCTGTTGTTCGCCGAGTGCCGCGACGCGGGCGCCAGCCTGCTGTTTGTCAGCCATGACCAAAGCCTGGCCGCCCTGTTCGACCGTAACCTGTCGTTGGCCGAACTCAATCGCGCCGCCACGCCCGCAGAGGTTTGA
- a CDS encoding DUF2796 domain-containing protein: protein MRRLLLALPFALLPLAIAHAADEHDHDHDHEHGSLGAHEHGVGRLNAVLDGQALELELDSPAMNLVGFEHVATSAADKAKVAAARKQLENPAALFNLPKAAGCVVSSQELNSPLFGDKPEADHDDDDDAKDAAHEHHHDHSEIHAHYQFTCATPTALSHLDLTQVFKTFPATQKIQVQLIGPSGQQGVDATAKAATLKF from the coding sequence ATGCGCCGTCTGCTGCTTGCTTTGCCGTTTGCCCTGCTGCCACTGGCCATTGCCCATGCGGCCGATGAACACGACCACGATCATGACCATGAACACGGCAGCCTCGGCGCCCACGAGCACGGCGTCGGGCGACTCAACGCCGTACTCGATGGCCAGGCGCTGGAGCTTGAGCTGGACAGCCCGGCGATGAATCTGGTGGGCTTTGAACACGTGGCTACCAGCGCCGCCGACAAAGCCAAGGTCGCCGCCGCGCGCAAGCAGCTGGAGAACCCGGCGGCCCTGTTCAACCTGCCCAAAGCCGCCGGTTGCGTAGTCAGTTCCCAGGAACTCAACAGCCCGTTGTTCGGCGACAAACCCGAAGCCGACCATGACGATGATGATGACGCCAAAGACGCTGCCCACGAACACCATCACGACCACAGCGAAATCCACGCTCACTACCAATTCACTTGCGCCACGCCGACGGCCCTGAGCCATCTTGACCTGACCCAAGTGTTCAAGACCTTCCCCGCCACTCAGAAAATTCAGGTACAACTGATCGGCCCGAGCGGTCAGCAGGGTGTTGATGCGACGGCCAAGGCAGCCACCCTCAAATTCTGA
- a CDS encoding OmpW/AlkL family protein, which yields MNKSLLGASLFALALVAPVAHAHEAGDILVRAGAITVNPKADSGHVKVDQGPLAGTNLGGKATMSSDTQLGLNFAYMLTNHVGIELLAATPFEHDVKIKGTALSPANGKLGTLKHLPPTLSVVYYPLDNKSAFQPYVGAGINYTWIYDEHVGSRAQGAGFSNFKAENSWGWAAQIGADYMINDKWMINAQARYIDISTKATVENNGVAPGTRAKVNVDVDPMVYMVGIGYKF from the coding sequence ATGAACAAGTCTCTGCTCGGCGCGTCCCTCTTCGCGCTTGCCCTCGTCGCCCCTGTCGCACACGCTCACGAAGCGGGCGACATTCTGGTTCGCGCCGGTGCAATTACGGTGAACCCGAAGGCGGACAGCGGCCACGTCAAAGTCGACCAGGGCCCCTTGGCGGGCACCAACCTGGGCGGCAAGGCGACCATGAGCAGCGACACTCAACTGGGCCTGAACTTCGCCTACATGCTGACCAACCACGTTGGTATCGAATTGCTGGCCGCCACGCCGTTCGAGCACGATGTGAAGATCAAAGGCACCGCACTGAGCCCGGCCAACGGCAAGCTCGGCACCCTCAAACACCTGCCGCCGACCCTGAGCGTCGTCTACTACCCACTGGACAACAAGTCGGCCTTCCAGCCGTACGTGGGCGCCGGTATCAACTACACCTGGATTTATGACGAACACGTCGGCAGCCGTGCCCAAGGCGCCGGCTTCAGCAACTTCAAGGCTGAAAACTCCTGGGGCTGGGCCGCGCAGATCGGTGCGGACTACATGATCAACGACAAGTGGATGATCAACGCCCAGGCGCGCTACATCGACATCAGCACCAAGGCCACCGTGGAAAACAACGGCGTGGCGCCGGGCACTCGCGCCAAGGTCAATGTGGACGTGGACCCGATGGTTTACATGGTGGGGATTGGCTACAAGTTCTAA
- a CDS encoding ABC transporter permease, giving the protein MYLFRLAMASLANRRFTAILTAFAIALSVCLLLAVERVRVEARNSFASTISGTDLIVGARSGSVNLLLYSVFRIGNATNNIRWDSYEHFAASPQVKWAIPISLGDSHRGYRVMGTNASYFEHYQYGRKQNLELASGRAFATDPFEVVLGAEVADALHYKLGDKLVLAHGVAVVSLVKHDDKPFTVVGILKRTGTPVDRTLHISLGGMEAIHIDWHNGVPAQGKGRISADQARNMDLTPQAITAFMLGLNNKISTFALQREINEFRGEPMLAILPGVALQELWSMMGTAEKALFVISLFVVLTGLIGMLTAILTSLNERRREMAILRSVGARPWHIATLLIFEAFALALSGVVAGVALLYVCIAASRGYLQANYGLDLPMSWPSEYEWTLLAGILAAALLMGSVPAWRAYRQSLADGLSIRL; this is encoded by the coding sequence ATGTATCTGTTCCGTCTAGCCATGGCCAGCCTGGCTAACCGCCGGTTTACCGCGATCCTCACCGCCTTCGCCATCGCCCTGTCGGTGTGCCTGTTGCTGGCGGTGGAGCGCGTACGCGTTGAGGCGCGCAACAGTTTCGCCAGCACCATCAGTGGCACCGACCTGATCGTCGGCGCCCGCTCGGGCTCGGTGAACTTGCTGCTGTACTCGGTATTTCGCATCGGCAACGCCACCAACAACATCCGCTGGGACAGCTACGAGCATTTTGCCGCCAGCCCTCAAGTGAAGTGGGCCATCCCGATTTCCCTGGGCGACTCCCATCGCGGCTACCGCGTCATGGGCACCAACGCGTCCTACTTCGAGCACTACCAGTACGGACGCAAGCAAAACCTCGAACTGGCCAGCGGCCGCGCCTTTGCCACCGACCCGTTCGAAGTGGTCCTCGGTGCCGAAGTGGCCGACGCGCTGCACTACAAGCTCGGCGACAAGCTGGTGCTGGCCCATGGCGTGGCGGTGGTCAGCCTGGTCAAACACGATGACAAACCCTTCACCGTGGTCGGCATTCTCAAGCGCACCGGCACACCAGTGGACCGCACGCTGCATATCAGCCTGGGCGGCATGGAAGCGATCCATATCGACTGGCACAACGGCGTGCCGGCCCAGGGCAAAGGTCGGATCAGTGCCGACCAGGCGCGCAATATGGACCTCACGCCGCAGGCCATCACGGCGTTCATGCTCGGCCTGAACAACAAGATTTCCACCTTCGCCCTGCAACGGGAGATCAACGAATTCCGTGGCGAGCCGATGCTGGCGATTCTGCCCGGCGTGGCGCTGCAAGAATTGTGGAGCATGATGGGCACCGCTGAAAAAGCGCTGTTCGTGATCTCGCTGTTCGTGGTGCTCACCGGCTTGATCGGCATGCTCACGGCGATCCTCACCAGCCTCAACGAGCGCCGCCGCGAAATGGCGATCCTGCGTTCGGTGGGCGCCCGCCCGTGGCATATCGCGACGTTGCTGATCTTCGAAGCGTTTGCCCTGGCGTTGTCCGGCGTGGTTGCGGGTGTGGCTTTGCTCTACGTGTGTATCGCTGCGTCGCGCGGGTATTTACAGGCCAACTACGGGCTGGACCTGCCGATGTCGTGGCCCAGCGAATATGAATGGACGCTGCTCGCCGGTATCCTGGCCGCCGCGCTGTTGATGGGCAGCGTGCCCGCATGGCGCGCCTACCGGCAGTCTTTGGCCGATGGCCTGTCCATTCGTTTATGA
- a CDS encoding DUF3299 domain-containing protein: MRRGLFALLLLIALPAWAAEPKELTWSELIPPDAEPEVPNMQPLHNLSGMADALESAPAAKQEMPHAPVVPALDGKHIRLPGYIVPLEVGENGRTTEFLLVPYFGACIHVPPPPSNQIVHVKSEVGVKLDELYQPYWIEGAMQVKPSSSELADAGYQMEAEKIYMYELPE, from the coding sequence ATGCGCCGTGGCCTGTTTGCCTTGTTGCTGCTGATCGCTCTGCCCGCCTGGGCCGCCGAGCCCAAAGAGCTGACCTGGTCGGAGCTGATCCCGCCGGACGCCGAGCCGGAAGTGCCGAACATGCAGCCGCTGCACAATTTGTCCGGCATGGCCGATGCGCTGGAATCGGCACCGGCGGCCAAGCAGGAAATGCCCCACGCGCCCGTGGTGCCGGCCCTTGACGGCAAGCACATCCGCCTGCCGGGTTATATCGTGCCGTTGGAAGTCGGCGAGAACGGCCGCACCACCGAGTTTTTGCTGGTGCCGTATTTCGGCGCTTGCATCCATGTGCCACCGCCACCGTCGAACCAGATCGTGCATGTCAAAAGCGAAGTCGGCGTGAAGCTCGATGAGCTGTATCAGCCGTACTGGATCGAAGGCGCGATGCAGGTCAAGCCGTCCAGCAGCGAACTGGCCGACGCCGGTTACCAGATGGAAGCCGAGAAGATTTACATGTATGAGCTGCCGGAATAG
- a CDS encoding sugar nucleotide-binding protein: MRMRLMLLGGGNALGQALIRLGAEEDIGFLAPKPPQDGWDAASLTQLLDDTRPDALINLAYYFDWFQAEAVSETRLASQEFAIERLAELCQHHNITLLQPSSYRVFDGSRATAYSEKDEPVPLGLRGQALWRIEQSVRATCPQHVLLRFGWLLDDSVDGTLGRFLARAEKPDELLMADDRRGNPTPVDDAARVIISVLKQLDCAAPLWGTYHYAGQEATTPLALGQAILTEARTFHPLAIESPTAQAHAARPDAGEEPQHAVLACKKILHTFGIKPRAWRAGLPALLDRFYRRS, encoded by the coding sequence ATGCGAATGCGCCTTATGTTACTGGGCGGCGGGAATGCCCTCGGGCAGGCGCTGATTCGCCTTGGTGCAGAGGAAGACATCGGTTTCCTCGCACCCAAACCGCCCCAAGACGGCTGGGATGCCGCGAGCCTCACCCAACTGCTCGACGACACCCGTCCCGATGCCTTGATCAACCTCGCCTACTATTTCGACTGGTTCCAGGCCGAAGCGGTCAGCGAAACGCGCCTGGCCTCCCAGGAGTTCGCCATCGAGCGCCTGGCCGAGCTGTGCCAACACCACAACATCACCTTGCTGCAACCGTCCAGCTATCGCGTGTTTGATGGCTCCCGCGCCACCGCCTACAGCGAAAAGGACGAGCCAGTGCCCCTGGGCCTGCGCGGCCAGGCGTTGTGGCGGATCGAGCAAAGCGTGCGCGCCACATGCCCGCAACATGTGCTGCTACGGTTTGGCTGGTTGCTCGATGACAGCGTTGACGGAACGCTCGGGCGCTTCCTGGCGCGGGCCGAGAAGCCGGATGAATTGCTCATGGCGGACGACCGTCGTGGCAACCCGACGCCGGTGGACGACGCGGCGCGGGTGATCATCTCGGTGCTCAAGCAACTCGATTGCGCGGCGCCGTTGTGGGGCACCTATCACTATGCCGGCCAGGAAGCGACCACACCGTTGGCGCTGGGCCAGGCGATCCTCACCGAAGCGCGCACCTTTCACCCGCTGGCGATCGAATCCCCCACCGCCCAGGCCCACGCAGCCCGGCCGGATGCCGGTGAAGAACCGCAGCACGCGGTGCTTGCCTGCAAGAAAATCCTTCATACCTTCGGCATCAAGCCACGGGCTTGGCGGGCAGGGTTGCCGGCATTATTGGACAGGTTCTATCGCCGTAGCTGA